TCTTTGAGCTGCAATCGCAAAAAAAGACTTAGAACCACCTGGTCCTTTTAATTTTTGCTTAACTTGTCTAGTAGTAATGTTTTCATCTTTATTGCTTAGATAAATGTCATTTGCTTCAGTTAACTTTTTGAGTAAAAAGTTGTTTAACATTTGGTAGTTTGGATGACTCCTTTTTGCTTGACCATTAATTTTATCCCAATCCTTTTCGAAAATATATTGACCAAGCCACTTATAATTAGTCTTATAGTTTGCGCTAATTCTTATGGCCAAAGGAATCGTTCCATCCTTTTTCATCATATTTTTGCGAAGAACAATCTTAATATTAGCCATAACAAACTTTTTTTGAATTATAAAGATACAAAAAACTAGTACAGAATAAGTACAGAATAATTTGATTTTAATTGAATTTAAATGATATTAAAAAATATTAAAAATTCATAAGTAATTGATTTCTAATGGTTTTAAATGGATTTGATTTGGTAAAAGACTAAGCTCATAACCCGAAGGTCACTGGTTCGAGTCCAGTTCCCGCTACTAAGAAAGCCGATTGCTAAGCAATCGGTTTTTTTGTTTCCTAAAATGCGTAGCATTTATTCTTAAGAATTTTAGGAAACAAAAAAACGTAATCGCGTGAAACGCGATGGCTTTTTTAGTAAAGCCACCCCAAGGCCCTTTCCGCAGTGCAACGAAGGAAAGAATCCAGTTCCCACTACTAAGAAAGCAGATTGCTATGCAATCGGCTTTTTTGTTTTAAAATATGCGTAGCATTTATGCTTAAGCATGTGATAAAACAAAAAAACGTAATCGCGTGAAACGCGATGGGCTTTTTTAGTAAAGCCCCCTACCTTGGATCAACGAGCAATAGCGAGTTAACCCAGTTCCCCCTACCCCTGGTTAAACGAGCGACAGCGAGTTAATCCAGTTCTCCTCAAAACTATTGAAACAAAAAAACGTAATCGCGTGAAACGCGATGGGCTTTTTTAGTAAAGCCATCCTACTCTGGATCAAGGAGCGACATACCGTTAACCCAGTTTCCGACACTAAAATAGACAAGCGTATATAGCAATGTGAGGCATTTTTTATGTTTTGGGCAGTACATGTCAAGATTGGGTGATGTAATACTGCTACTTTTATTTGATGAAAATAATAATGTATCATTGCGTTTATGCTCTTTTTAAAATAAGCTAAGCCTTATAAACCTTTGCTTTAACATAAATAATAGCTAATTTGCCCAAAGAAATAAAAAATCAAAATACATGTGGTGGCATTATTTATTAGTTTTCTTGGGTGCCTTGTTATTAGACATCACTCCATTACCATTAGCTCCCGCATTTACCATCATGGTTTTTCTTCAAATAGTTTTTAATTTAAATGTGTGGTGGGTCATTATCATTGGTGTAGCAGGATCTGTTTTAGGAAGGTATATTCTTCTTTTATATACCCCCTTGTTATCTGAAAAATACTTGAAGAAATCAAAAAATGAAGACATCAAGTATCTTGGAAACAAAATGAATGAGAACAAATGGAAAGGCTTTTTAGTAGTGCTTACCTATTCCTTATTGCCGCTTCCCACAACGCCACTCTTTATAGGAGCGGGTATTTCAAAAATAAAACCCATATATATTATCCCTGCATTTCTCATTGGCAAATTCACTAGTGATACTATCGCCATACATTTAGGTAAATATGCTGCCGAAAACGCTAGCAGCATCCTAGAAAATTTAGTGTCATGGCAATCTATTGCAAGCATTTCATTAGGATTGCTCATGATTTTTGGCCTTTTTTTTATCAACTGGCGAAAATTGGTGCAAACAAAGAAATTAGAATTAAATTTTAAAATTTTTAAATAAATTGTTCTCGCTTGCCTCTACTCTGGATCAACGAGCAACAGCAAGTGAATCCAATTAAAACTATTTGGAAACACGATGGCTTTTTTATACCTCGTGTACAACATTTTACTGTTTTGCTAATCAAAATAAAGATTATCCTTATTTGCCATTAAAAGCATTTAATTACTATTATTTGAGTATCGCTTTCATAGATTTTACGCTACAAATCGCAGATAATTAGCTTGTACACCGTTAATCTTCACGAATTAAAGTACTGTTAAATTCAATAAAAACTGTTAAATTTTCGTATTTTGCAATGATGAAAAAGGTATTTCATAAAATAATGTCAATTTCAATGGCTTTCGTAGTTTTATTTTCTACGATGTCATTCACTATTGATATGCATTATTGTGGAGATGCTATAATAGATTACTCTTTCTTTCACAAGGCTGAAAATTGTGGAATGGAAAAAGAGCAAGTTACATCAACTTGTGAAAATCCAGAAATGAAAAAGAAATCTTGTTGTTCCGATCAACAAATTATCATTGAAGGACAAGAAGATTTAAAAAATAACTTCACTACACTCACATTTGAGCAACAAGTTTTTGTTGCATCATTTGTTTATTCGTACATCAACCTTTTTGAAGGAACGGCATCTAAAGATGTTCCTTACAAAGAGTACCCACCACCGTTTGTCAAACGCGATATTCAAGTCTTGCACCAGACCTTCTTAATTTGATGTATTAAACATTCGTGATTCGCCCTTCAATACTTATTGACTTGGGCCAAATTTGTTGTATTTGCTTTTCTGTACTTCAGGATTTCAAATCATTCATAAATGTTTAATTATCATAGCACATGCTTAATAAAGCTATCAAATTTCTTATTGAGAACAAGCTCGTTACAGTTCTAATGTTAACTCTGTTTGTCGGTTGGGGTATTGTAAATGCACCCTTTGGATGGGATACGGGTTTTCTACCCTCAAATCCTGTAGCGGTTGACGCTATTCCAGATATTGGCGAGAACCAACAAATTGTGTTTACCAAATGGCAAGGTCGATCTCCTCAAGATATTGAAGACCAAATTACCTATCCACTAACCACTTCCTTATTAGGTATTCCTGGTGTTAAAACCATTCGTAGTTCCTCTATGTTCGGGTTTTCGAGCATTTATATTATTTTTGAAGAGGAGGTCGAATTCTATTGGTCACGGAGTCGTATTCTTGAAAAACTAAACTCTCTTTCTGCTAATTTGTTACCGCAAGGGGTAAACCCTACATTGGGTCCTGATGCTACGGGATTAGGACAAATATATTGGTACACCTTAGAAGGTCGTGATGAAAAAGGGAATGTTACTGGTGGTTGGGATTTACAAGAATTACGTAGTATTCAAGATTACTATGTGAAATATGCCTTGTCCGGTGCAAGTGGTGTTTCGGAAGTAGCTTCTATTGGTGGTTATGTTCAAGAATATCAGGTGGATGTTGACCCAGAAAAAATGCGTCAGTACAATATCAATCTAGAGCAGGTAGTACAAGCTGTAAAAGAAAGTAATCAGGATATTGGTGCACAGACCTTAGAAATCAATCAAGCTGAATATTTGGTTCGTGGTTTGGGGTATGTGAAATCCATATCAGATTTAGAAAATGCGGTAGTTTCTTCTGAAAATTTTACATCCCTACGGATAAAGGATATAGCGAATGTTACACTTGGGCCAGCAACGAGACGTGGTATTTTAGACAAAGAAGGTGCCGAAGTTGTAGGCGGTGTGGTCGTAGCTCGTTATGGTGCAAACCCTATGGAAGTTATTACTAATGTAAAGGAACAGATTGCAGAACTTTCGTCGGGTTTACCCAGCAAAGTTTTGACAGACGGTCGCACTTCACAAGTAACCATTGTTCCTTTTTATGACCGCACAGAGCTTATACAAGAAACGCTGCATACCCTAAACGAAGCCCTTACCCTTGAAATTCTGATTACCATTTTGGTCATCATCGTTATGGTGTTCAATCTACGAGCATCCATTCTAATTTCCGGATTATTACCTGTTGCCGTGTTAATGGTATTCATCACTATGAAGCTCTTTAATGTCGATGCTAATATTGTGGCACTTTCCGGTATTGCTATAGCCATAGGGACTATGGTCGATGTTGGGGTTATCCTCGCTGAAAATATGATACGGCATATAGAGGATGAAAAGTTACGATTTAAGGCAGATGGAATTGAATACACTACAAACGAAATTGTCTATAATGCTACTGCCGAAGTTTCGGGAGCTATTTTAACCGCCGTTCTAACGACCATCATAAGTTTTATACCTGTATTTACGCTAATTGGCGCCGAAGGAAAATTATTCAGACCCTTGGCATTTACCAAAACCATGGCGCTCACGGCTGCATTAGTCATTGCACTTTTCTTGATACCACCATTTGCTGCTTATTTGTTCAGAAAAACAAATATTCGAGAACGTTCTAAATACCTTCTAAACGGTTTGCTAATCCTACTCGGGATTACGGCGATGGTATATGGCTATTGGTTAGGAATGGTATTAATAGCTTTTGGAACGGTTGCGCTATTAAGTGTAAGAAAAATTATAACGGCAAAAAGAGCGAACCTAATTCATATTATTATTTCGTGTATAGCCATCGTATTTCTGCTTGCCGAATACTGGCGACCGCTTGGTTTTGATCGAAGTATTCTAATGAATCTGATTTTTGTAGCGATTATCTGCTTTGGATTACTGGGTGTGTTTTCAATTTTTCAACGGTATTATGACAACATCCTGCGCTGGGCACTTCAAAACCGATTATTGTTTTTAATTATCCCTACTACGGTTCTGATTTTAGGAGTGGTTATCATGCGCAATACTGGAAAAGAATTTATGCCAGCGCTCAATGAAGGTTCTTTCTTATTAATGCCTACCTCTCTACCGCACTCAGGAGTTGAAGAAAATAAGCGGGTATTACAACAGTTGGATATGGCGGTAGCCACTATTCCCGAAATAGAAACGGTGGTAGGTAAAGCAGGACGCACAGAATCAGCACTAGATCCTGCGCCGCTATCGATGTATGAAAATATGATTCAGTATAAGTCCGAATATATGCGGAACGATGCAGGAGAGCGACAACGCTATCAAATGAACGATGATGGCTTATTTGTACTGAAAAACGGAAAATTCATCATCAACCCCAATAATGAAATTAATGATGATGCAAACTATGATGTTTCACAACTTAAAACTACAGCAACCAATAACCATTTAATTCCTGATACTGATGGCGAATACTACCGCAACTGGCGACCAGAAATAAAAAATCCTGATGATATCTGGAATGAAATTGTGAAGGTCACCAAATTTCCAGGAGTAACTTCCGCGCCCAAACTTCAACCTATAGAAACACGTCTTGTTATGCTACAGACGGGCATGCGAGCACCTATGGGAATTAAGGTAAAAGGGCCCGACTTAAAAACCATAGAAGCCTTTGGTTTGCAATTGGAGGAACTATTAAAAAAATCCAAAGGTGTAAAAGAACAAGCCGTATTTGCCGACCGAATCGTGGGTAAACCTTATTTGTTAATTGATATCAAGCGTGAACAATTAGCCCGATATGGCATATCGATTATGGATGTGCAAGAAGTGCTTCAAGTAGCTGTTGGCGGTATGCAACTTACCCAAACCGTGGAAGGGCGGGAACGGTATGGAGTGCGTGTACGGTATCCTAGAGAATTACGTGCCAATCCAGACGACCTTAAAAATATTTACGTGCCTGTAGAAAAAGGCAGTCCTGTTCCTTTGGGTGAGCTCGTGGATATTCGTTACGAACAAGGACCGCAAGTGATTAAAAGTGAGGACACTTTCCTAGTAGGCTACGTGCTGTTTGATAAGCTAGACGGTTTTGCCGAGGTCGATGTCGTAGAAAGTGCCCAAGCCTTAATCAAACAAAATATAGCAAACGGCGATTTAATAGTGCCTAAAGGAATAAGCTATCGTTTTACAGGTACGTATGAAAATCAATTACGGGCAGAAAAAACACTTTCTGTGGTAATTCCGATGGCACTTGCCATAATATTCTTGATTTTATATTTCCAGTTTAAATCGGTCAGCACTTCGCTTATGGTATTTTCAGGAATTACCATCGCTTTTGCTGGAGGATTTATTATGATTTGGCTGTATGGCCAAGATTGGTTTTTTAATTTTAATCTTCTCGGGGAGAATATGCGAGACCTTTTTAATATGAAAACTATCAATTTAAGTGTAGCGGTTTGGGTCGGTTTCATTGCCCTATTTGGTATTGCTACCGATGATGGCGTGGTGATGGCCACCTATCTCACACAGACTTTTGACAGAGAAAAGCCTACCGATAAAAAGGAAATCCGATTGGCAACCCTTGAAGCCGCTGGTAAGCGAATACGACCTTGCCTAATGACTACCGTTACGACAATTCTCGCATTGCTGCCCATACTTACCTCTACTGGGAAAGGAAGTGATATTATGATTCCGATGGCGATTCCCATTTTTGGAGGGATGATTATAGATGTTACGTCTTACTTCCTATTGCCCGTGCTATATAGTTGGCGGGAAGAGTTTTTGCTTTCGCAAAAGCAAAACAAGAATCAAGAATCAGAAAACAAGACCTTAACTGCATAAATTATGAATAGAATATCAACATATATCGTCCTGTCTCTTGTCTCTTGTTTCTTGAGTCAATTTACAAATGCACAACAATTACAATCCTATATTCAGGAAGCAGAAAAGAATAGCCCAGAGATACAGGCCTATAATCTTCGCCATACTATTGCTGAAGAGAAAGTAAACGAAGCTGATTGGTTGCCTAATACGCTTATGAGTGCTGGCTATTTTGTAAGCGAACCAGAAACGAGAACAGGTGCACAACGTGCGCGCTTTTCGGTATCGCAAATGTTACCTTGGTTTGGTACCATCACAGCTAGAGAAAATTATGCGAGTTCAATAGCCGATGCCGAATATGTAGAAATCGTAATTGCCAAGCGTAAACTAGCGCTTTCCGTCTCTCAATTGTACTACAGCTTATATGCCATTACAGCAAAACAAAAAATACTTGACGAGAATATCGAGTTGTTAAAAACCTATGAAAAATTGGCCCTTACTTCCGTAGAAGTGGGTAAAGCTTCCGCAGTAGATGTGTTGCGATTACAGATTAGACAAAATGAATTGCAGCAACAAAAAGAGGTGCTCGAAGAAACCTATTTAGGAGAGCAAACCGCTTTTAATAAGTTACTGAATCGAGATGGAAATACAAGCGTAACCATACTTGAAGCATTGGTGTTGCCTAGTGAAGATATTTTTTACGATGACAATAACCTATCACTTAATCCAGAGTTGCTTAAATATGACAAACTCTATGAATCCATAGCGCAATCAGAAGAATTGAATCAAGCTGAAAGCAATCCTATGATTGGTTTTGGACTGGATTATTTACCTGTTTCAGACCGTCCTGCTATGAATTTTAGTGATAATGGGAAAGATATTCTAATGCCCATGGTTTCGGTCTCTATCCCCATTTTCAATAAGCAATACGATTCTAGAAGCAAGCAAAACGAACTGAAACAGTTAGAAATTAACGCTCAAAAAAAGAATCGATTGAATGTGTTGGAGTCCTCTTTCGCGAAAGCCTTATCGCAACGCAATCAGGCTAAAATTATATACAATACCCAAGAGAAAAACTTGAAGCAGGCAAATGATGCCGAAGAAATTCTTATTAAGAATTATGAAACTGGAACGATCGATTTTAATGATGTGCTGGACATACAAGAATTGCAGTTGAAGTTTCAAATCAACCAAATATTTGCAATAACCACATACTATTCGCAAAGCGCGATAGTCAATTATTTAATAACTCAATAATCTAAACAACAATGAACAATTTAAAATTAATTTTAGTGCTACTAGCAATGGTGGCAAGTGTAACAGTGATGTCTTGTAAAGATGGAAAAACAGAAACAACTACAGAGACGAAAACCGAAACGACCGAAACACAAGGTGTAGAATATACTTCAGCATACGTCTGTCCTATGCATTGTGAAGGAAGTGGCAGCGACATGGAAGGAAAATGTCCAAGCTGTGGAATGACTTATGTAAAAAATGAAGATCACAAAGCAAACGGACATATGCACGACTAATTTTTTCAGAAGTAAATCAGAATGAGATTAATCACCAAAAGTATGGGGATAGGGCTTTGATGAAGTGGACAATAAGCTTTTTGAATGCTATAATTAGTATAATAATGAGAAATAAAAAATACACATTTTATTATTTGGTAGGAGTGATACTGTTCAGTTTTTGTGCTTTTTCTTGCGTTGATTCTAACGATGTTCAAGTAAGGTATTCAGGGGCATTGCGAACAATGATGTCTGGTAATTTAGAGGCAACTTCTTCTTTAGACTCACTTTCTAAAAAATCGCATTTATATGCTTTGGGTGCGTTTGAAAACTTGAAGGGCGAAATCCAGATTTTTGATGGTAAAGCACTTAACTCAAGCGTACAATCTAACAAACTCTTTTTAGATACCACTTTCAATAAGAAAGCAGCATTACTAGTTTATGCTGAAGTTTTCAATTGGCAAGATGTTAAAATTCCGAATGAAGTTAATTCATTAAACAAATTGGAAGAATTCATTGAAGAACTGGCAAAGCAAATTGGCTTGAATATTGAAGAACCAGTGCCATTTTTAATTGTAGGAAACATCAAATCATTGAACTAGCATATCATTGATTGGAAGGATGGCGACACCGTTCATACACATCAGAAGCATAAAGAATCTGGCCTAAATGGTGTTGAAGAAAGTAAGGAAATAGAAATTATTGGTTTCTTTTCTAAATCGCATAAAGCGGTGTTTACACACCATTCAACATTTCTTCATATGCATTTCAAAACTAAAGATGAAAAATTAGCAGGACACGTTGACGAATTAAAATTGGGAAATAGTATGATACTAAAATTACCTACATCATATTAAGAACAAAAAAAATAAGCAAATGAAACACACCTATCACATACATGGAATGACCTGCAACGGTTGTCGCAATCACGTAGAGCAAACACTTTCTAAAGTAAAAGGCGTGACAACGGCATCGGTGGATTTAGAAAAAGCAGAAGCCACGATTGAAATGACATCACATATTCCTATTGAAATGTTTCAGAAAGCGATGCAGGATGATGGCGGCTCTTACAGTATTCACAAAAAGAAGCCCCACCCAGCCTCCCCGAAGGGGAGGAGCTCTGACGTAAAAAACGATAAGAGTGAGAAAAGCCCCCTTCGGGGGTTGGGGGCTACATTTTACTGCCCGATGCATTGCGAAGGCGACAAAACCTATGATCAACCTGGCGATTGCCCTGTATGCGGTATGGATTTGGTGGAAGAAGTAGATCTATCTGCAACGACTAAAGAACAATGGACGTGTCCAATGCATCCAGAGGTAGTCAAAGACGGGCCTGGAGCTTGCCCTATTTGTGGGATGGATTTAGTGCCAATGGAAGCAGATAGTTCCGCAGAAGAAAAGACGTATAAAAAGCTCTTGAAAAAATTCTGGATAGCTGTCGCTTTTACCTTGCCCATTTTCTTAATTGCCATGAGCGAGATGATTCCTGACAATCCTTTATACGATGTAATAGAACAAAAATCGTGGAACTGGATTCAGTTGGCATTGTCCATTCCCGTAGTGTTTTATGCTACGTGGATGTTTTTTGAACGTGCGTATCGCAGTATCAAAACATGGAATCTTAATATGTTCACGCTTATTGGCATCGGTTCTGGTGTGGCCTGGTTATTTAGCGTATTCGGGATGTTGTTTCCAGACTTTTTTCCTGAGCAGTTTAAAACTGAAAATGGTGCAGTCCACGTGTACTTTGAAGCAGCAACGGTCATACTCACCCTAGTACTAATGGGTCAGGTTTTAGAAGCTAGAGCACATAGTAAAACCAATTCAGCAGTAAAGGAATTATTAAAGCTTGCACCCAATAAAGCGGTACGTTTGGTCGATGGAAAAGAAGAAGAAGTTTCTATCGATACCATTGAAAAAGGAGATGTTCTACGGGTAAAGCCAGGCGATAAAATTCCTGTGGATGGTAGCATTACAGAGGGCAAAACAACGGTAGACGAATCCATGATTTCGGGAGAGCCGATACCTGTCGATAAAGTTGAGCATGACAAAGTTAGTAGCGGCACTATTAATGGGAATCAGTCTTTTTTAATGAAAGCCGAAAAAGTAGGTAGCGATACCTTACTTTCTCAAATCGTCCATATGGTAAACGATGCTAGTCGTAGTCGTGCGCCTATTCAAAAATTGGCAGATACGGTTTCGGGCTACTTTGTACCTGTGGTGGTCATTATTTCATTAATCACTTTTGCGGTTTGGGCACTTTGGGGTCCAGAACCCACTTATGTATATGCACTAGTAAATGCTATTGCGGTGTTAATAATTGCTTGTCCCTGTGCTCTAGGATTGGCTACGCCGATGTCCGTAATGGTAGGTGTTGGTAAGGGAGCGCAAAACGGGGTATTGATTAAAAATGCCGAAGCGTTGGAGAAAATGGACAAGGTAGATACCTTGATTGTGGATAAGACAGGTACTATAACCGAAGGAAAACCAACGGTAGAAAAAATTGGAGTTTTTAGAGAACGCTTTCGTGAAAGCGAGATAACGCACTTTATAACTTCCTTGAACAGTTCTAGCGAGCATCCTCTTGCCGAAGCTACCGTAAAGTATGGTAAGGAACGGAACATTGAAATATCAAAAACCGAAAATTTTAGTGCGGTATCAGGAAAGGGTGTAGAAGGAACTGTCGATGGTAAAAAGTTAGCCTTAGGGAATGCCAAAATGATGGAATTTGCCAAGGCCACCATTTCCTCAGAAATGCAAACCGAGGCTCAATCCTACCAAAAACAAGGAAAAACCGTTTCCTATCTGGCCGCGGATGGCGAAGTGTCAGGCTATGTAGTAATAGGCGATAAAATCAAACAAACAAGTTCCCAAGCAATAAAAGAATTGCAAGATAAAGGCATCGCTGTGATAATGTTAACAGGCGATAATCACGATACTGCCAAAGCCGTAGCGAGCGAACTCAATCTTGCTGATTTTAAAGCAGGTATGTTGCCAGAAGACAAACTCAAAGAAGTAACAAAATTGCAGGAACAAGGAAAAGTAGTTGCAATGGCTGGCGATGGCATCAACGACGCACCTGCACTTGCCAAAAGTGATGTAGGTATCGCCATGGGAACAGGAACTGATGTGGCTATCGAAAGTGCTATGATTACCCTAGTCAAAGGAGATTTACACGGCATTGTAAAAGCAAAAAATTTGAGTCATGCCGTCATGAAGAATATCAAGCAAAATCTATTTTTTGCATTGATTTATAATACGCTCGGAGTTCCTATAGCGGCAGGAGTTTTATTCCCATTTTTTGGAATATTATTATCCCCTATGATTGCGGCTTTGGCCATGAGCTTTAGTTCGGTATCGGTCATAGCAAATGCCTTAAGGCTCAGAACAAAATCAATAAATTGATAACTTTTAAAACGAGTAAAAATGAATTCAGAAAGCAACAAAGACCAGATAAATGGAAAGAACAACTATACAAAATTTGTTGGAATGCTAGTAGCATCGTTCATTGCCATGTATAGTACCATGTACCTGAACACCTACGTCATAGACCATGTTTATTTTAGCTTAACAAGGTTCTATATGAGCTGTTTAGGCATCGCAACAATGGCGATTATAATGTTTGTGGCGATGCGAAATATGTATCAGAATAAAAAGAAAAACATAGCGATAGTCTTTGGGAGTATTGTACTGTTTGTAGGGGCATTGGGACTTGTTCGTGACCAAAAATCTACGGTGGGTGATTTACTATGGATGAAGGCTATGATACCGCACCACTCTATTGCCATTTTAACTAGTGAACGTGCTGATATCAAAGACCCCGAAGTGAAACGACTCGCTGAGGATATCATCGAGGCACAACGCAAGGAAATTGCCGAAATGAAAGAAATGATTGAACGATTGGAAAGCGAATAGAAATTACCTTATGGATAAGTCAATTTTTAAAATAGCCAAAATGGACTGCCCTTCAGAAGAAGCAATGATTCGGATGAAGTTAGATTCTTATGTGCAAATCGAAAAGTTAGATTTTGATATTCCCAATCGAAAACTAACGGTTTTTCACAATGGTAATTTAAACAGTATTCAAGCTGCCATTGCCGAATTGAAGTTTAAAGATGAATTGGTTTCTTCTGAACCCACCAATGAAGTCGTTGTCGATGAGGCGACCAGTCAGCGTAAAATGCTATGGGCTGTTTTACTTATAAACTTTGTCTTTTTTGGGCTTGAAATGACAACAGGAATAATTTCTAGGTCTATGGGGCTTATTGCCGACAGTCTTGATATGCTTGCTGATTCATTTGTTTATGCATTAAGTCTTTTGGCAGTAGGCGGCTCGCCGATACGAAAGAAGAATATCGCAAAGACTGCAGGGTATTTTCAGATGGTACTTGCCATAATTGGATTTATTGAGGTAATTAGGCGGTTTACAAATATATCTGAAATCCCCAATTTCAATACAATGATTATAGTATCGATTCTAGCCCTAATAGCAAATGGGTTGTGTCTGTATCTATTACAAAAATCCAAAAGCAAGGAAGCCCATATGCAAGCAAGTATGATTTTTACATCAAATGATGTAATCATCAATTCAGGTGTAATAGTAGCTGGCGTATTGGTACTTTGGACAAATTCAAGAATACCTGACTTGATTATTGGGGCAATGGTTTTTGTCGTTGTAATTAGAGGTTCAATTAAAATTTTAAAATTAGGAAAATAAAACAATATGAAAAAAAACATTCTATACATTGGTATTGCAGCTCTTATAGGGCTACTAGGTGGTTGGCTAATATTTGGGAATTCAACCAACAATAAGACTGAGACAACCGAAATACACGAACATTCTGACAAAAGCACTGAACAAATGTGGACCTGTTCGATGCATCCACAAATAATGCAGCCAGAGCCTGGCGATTGCCCTATTTGCGGGATGGATTTGATTCCTGCCGAGACTGGTGCTGAAGGCCTTGCCTTCAATGAAATTAAATTGACAGAGAACGCCATGGCGCTTGCAAATATTCAAACGACCATCGTGGGTAGCGCCAAAGCATCTTATGGAGATGGAATGATATCCCTATCTGGAAAAATTACCGAAAATGAAGAAAATAATGCTGTTCAAGCAAGCTATTTTGATGGACGCATCGAAAAACTGAACGTGAATTATGAAGGTCAGAAAGTAAATAAAGGGCAATTGTTAGCCACTATGTACGCACCAAATCTTGTCGCGGCGCAACAGGAATTAATTACAACTGCCTCTTTAAAAGAGTCGCAACCAGCCTTGTACAGAGCCGTTCGTAACAAATTGAAAAACTGGAAACTATCGAACAAGCAAATCGAAGCTATTGAAGCATCAGGAAGTGTGCAAGATAATTTTCCAATCTATGCTACCGTTTCTGGAACTGTAGCTGAAGTTATCGCCAAAGAAGGCGATTACGTAAAGCAAGGTCAGCCTATACTGAGGGTAAGTAATCTGAATTCGGTTTGGGCAGCATTTGATGCCTATGAAAATCAGATTTCAAATGTAAAGGAAGGGCAAAACATCAAAATAGTAACCAATGCTTACCCTAACAAAGAGTTCGATGCTCAGGTTTCATTCATTGATCCTTTAGTAAACAATGCCACAAGAACCGTTACGGTAAGAGCAACACTAAAAAATACAGAAGGCTTATTAAAGCCAGGAATGTTTGTAAATGGAAAACTTAAAGGATTATCCGAATCGAATAGCGAGCTCATTGCTATCCCTGCAACTGCCGTACTATG
The sequence above is drawn from the Cellulophaga sp. Hel_I_12 genome and encodes:
- a CDS encoding heavy metal translocating P-type ATPase, which codes for MKHTYHIHGMTCNGCRNHVEQTLSKVKGVTTASVDLEKAEATIEMTSHIPIEMFQKAMQDDGGSYSIHKKKPHPASPKGRSSDVKNDKSEKSPLRGLGATFYCPMHCEGDKTYDQPGDCPVCGMDLVEEVDLSATTKEQWTCPMHPEVVKDGPGACPICGMDLVPMEADSSAEEKTYKKLLKKFWIAVAFTLPIFLIAMSEMIPDNPLYDVIEQKSWNWIQLALSIPVVFYATWMFFERAYRSIKTWNLNMFTLIGIGSGVAWLFSVFGMLFPDFFPEQFKTENGAVHVYFEAATVILTLVLMGQVLEARAHSKTNSAVKELLKLAPNKAVRLVDGKEEEVSIDTIEKGDVLRVKPGDKIPVDGSITEGKTTVDESMISGEPIPVDKVEHDKVSSGTINGNQSFLMKAEKVGSDTLLSQIVHMVNDASRSRAPIQKLADTVSGYFVPVVVIISLITFAVWALWGPEPTYVYALVNAIAVLIIACPCALGLATPMSVMVGVGKGAQNGVLIKNAEALEKMDKVDTLIVDKTGTITEGKPTVEKIGVFRERFRESEITHFITSLNSSSEHPLAEATVKYGKERNIEISKTENFSAVSGKGVEGTVDGKKLALGNAKMMEFAKATISSEMQTEAQSYQKQGKTVSYLAADGEVSGYVVIGDKIKQTSSQAIKELQDKGIAVIMLTGDNHDTAKAVASELNLADFKAGMLPEDKLKEVTKLQEQGKVVAMAGDGINDAPALAKSDVGIAMGTGTDVAIESAMITLVKGDLHGIVKAKNLSHAVMKNIKQNLFFALIYNTLGVPIAAGVLFPFFGILLSPMIAALAMSFSSVSVIANALRLRTKSIN
- a CDS encoding DUF305 domain-containing protein; the encoded protein is MNSESNKDQINGKNNYTKFVGMLVASFIAMYSTMYLNTYVIDHVYFSLTRFYMSCLGIATMAIIMFVAMRNMYQNKKKNIAIVFGSIVLFVGALGLVRDQKSTVGDLLWMKAMIPHHSIAILTSERADIKDPEVKRLAEDIIEAQRKEIAEMKEMIERLESE
- a CDS encoding efflux RND transporter periplasmic adaptor subunit, which translates into the protein MKKNILYIGIAALIGLLGGWLIFGNSTNNKTETTEIHEHSDKSTEQMWTCSMHPQIMQPEPGDCPICGMDLIPAETGAEGLAFNEIKLTENAMALANIQTTIVGSAKASYGDGMISLSGKITENEENNAVQASYFDGRIEKLNVNYEGQKVNKGQLLATMYAPNLVAAQQELITTASLKESQPALYRAVRNKLKNWKLSNKQIEAIEASGSVQDNFPIYATVSGTVAEVIAKEGDYVKQGQPILRVSNLNSVWAAFDAYENQISNVKEGQNIKIVTNAYPNKEFDAQVSFIDPLVNNATRTVTVRATLKNTEGLLKPGMFVNGKLKGLSESNSELIAIPATAVLWTGERSLIYVKTNPNEPIFEMREIVIANRSEKNYTIKEGIENGDEIVTNGTFSVDAAAQLQGKKSMMNKGKKETSAMPLSQMKIELPASFQRDFKKVLKTYAKMKDAFVSSDVIQVSTFAKELSKSLQSIAISSLGKMEQAHITKTIEMLDAIIENDNLENQRAYFVILNENIVPIAMNIEDSEGILYVQKCPMANNNKGAVWLSTHKDIRNPYYGDAMLTCGSVIEEIK
- a CDS encoding cation transporter, coding for MDKSIFKIAKMDCPSEEAMIRMKLDSYVQIEKLDFDIPNRKLTVFHNGNLNSIQAAIAELKFKDELVSSEPTNEVVVDEATSQRKMLWAVLLINFVFFGLEMTTGIISRSMGLIADSLDMLADSFVYALSLLAVGGSPIRKKNIAKTAGYFQMVLAIIGFIEVIRRFTNISEIPNFNTMIIVSILALIANGLCLYLLQKSKSKEAHMQASMIFTSNDVIINSGVIVAGVLVLWTNSRIPDLIIGAMVFVVVIRGSIKILKLGK